One part of the Acetoanaerobium sticklandii genome encodes these proteins:
- the eutA gene encoding ethanolamine ammonia-lyase reactivating factor EutA: MKETLISVGIDVGTTTTQVIFSNITIENMSSGARVPEFKIVGKEIFYKGKIHFTPLRSNTEIDETALKEIIEREYKNAGINPDDIDSGAVIITGETARKENAQNISKVLSGYAGEFVVATAGPDLEGIIAGKGSGAAKLSYENNDIVANFDIGGGTTNIAVFSQGEPIDTTCLDLGGRLLRFDKSGLVEYISPKLADICKEVNINIEKGKKYPDEVIRKICRYMAEILLEVSGVRPRSRLLELTLSPKSTALRLDYKIDRVSFTGGVADYIYNNQAETDLYKFGDIGILLGYEIKAILNEFASKVIMPEETIMATVVGAGTQTMDISGSTISYSQSAALPLKNIPIIEITEKEERVNEEELEKAIMAKLQWYCLETQKQKVALFLKGERNVSFEKVTSISKVIAKVWEEFYPHGEEVIVVIENDMAKVLGQSISRKLSNKQREVVCIDGIKVSSGDYIDIGKPIGNGSVLPVVIKTLVFNY, translated from the coding sequence TGAATTCAAAATTGTAGGAAAAGAAATTTTCTACAAAGGCAAGATTCATTTCACTCCTCTTCGCTCAAATACAGAAATAGATGAAACGGCTTTAAAGGAAATAATAGAAAGAGAATATAAAAACGCTGGAATAAATCCAGATGATATAGATAGTGGAGCAGTAATAATAACAGGAGAAACAGCTAGAAAAGAAAATGCTCAAAATATAAGCAAGGTGCTTTCTGGATATGCAGGAGAGTTTGTAGTTGCAACAGCAGGTCCGGATTTAGAAGGAATAATAGCTGGAAAAGGCTCAGGAGCAGCAAAGCTATCCTATGAAAACAACGATATAGTTGCAAACTTCGATATAGGAGGAGGCACTACAAATATAGCTGTGTTTAGCCAAGGGGAGCCTATTGACACTACTTGCCTAGATTTAGGAGGAAGACTGCTTAGATTTGATAAATCTGGACTTGTAGAGTATATAAGTCCAAAGCTTGCTGATATTTGCAAAGAAGTAAATATAAACATAGAAAAAGGTAAAAAATATCCAGATGAAGTAATTAGAAAGATATGCAGATACATGGCTGAAATTTTACTCGAAGTTTCAGGAGTTAGGCCTAGGTCGAGACTACTTGAGCTCACCTTAAGTCCAAAGAGCACGGCTCTCAGACTGGATTACAAGATAGATAGAGTGAGCTTTACAGGTGGAGTTGCGGATTACATTTACAACAACCAAGCCGAAACAGATTTATATAAATTTGGAGATATTGGAATCCTGCTTGGCTATGAGATAAAAGCTATTTTAAATGAGTTTGCTTCAAAGGTAATAATGCCTGAGGAAACTATAATGGCTACAGTAGTTGGAGCAGGCACACAGACTATGGACATAAGCGGCAGTACAATAAGCTATTCACAATCAGCAGCATTGCCGCTAAAAAATATACCTATCATAGAAATCACTGAAAAGGAGGAGAGAGTAAACGAGGAAGAACTGGAAAAGGCTATCATGGCAAAACTGCAATGGTACTGTCTTGAGACACAAAAACAAAAGGTGGCACTTTTTCTCAAAGGCGAGAGGAATGTGAGTTTCGAAAAGGTGACTTCAATTTCAAAAGTAATTGCCAAGGTTTGGGAGGAGTTTTATCCTCATGGCGAAGAAGTGATAGTGGTCATCGAAAATGACATGGCAAAGGTGCTTGGTCAATCCATATCGAGAAAGCTTAGTAACAAACAGCGTGAGGTAGTATGTATAGATGGAATCAAAGTTTCTAGTGGAGATTACATAGATATAGGTAAGCCCATTGGAAATGGTTCTGTACTGCCCGTTGTTATAAAAACCTTAGTTTTTAACTATTAA